In Gossypium hirsutum isolate 1008001.06 chromosome A10, Gossypium_hirsutum_v2.1, whole genome shotgun sequence, the DNA window CTTGTTGGGAAGAAAATATAAAATGGAAAAATGGGACAATAAAAGATTTTGGGGGGAACTAATCCGGTATTCGAGTAGAAATACtttctttttaataaaagaaaaatcctGATACACTTTgctttagttaaaagtaagataTCCGTAATTGACAATTCCCATCTATATAGACCAAGAGTAGCTATGCTATGCTATGCAAATGCTAATGCTAATTCTATGCTATCTCTTCGACTTGACAATCGCATTGCTGCTATCACTGCTTCCTCTGTCACTATTCTGTTCAGTGTTCACCATTATAACAAATACAGTCAAACTTCAAACCCTTCCATATTTTATTACACCAAAAGCTGAAAATTTACCTTTGATTCCCCAAATTTTGTAGTTAGCCTCATGTACTGCTCGCACGCTTCTTGATCACGAGCCATGGACTTCACTCTTGCTAGAGCTTTCTCAATCCCATCAACTTTTTGTTGTTGACCAACTTGTAAAAATTCGTATTCGTCTTCTATCTCGATCCCTGCTACTGTCTTATCAGTTGCAGTTTGCACCCGAAATCCTCGTAGACCAGCACCTTTACGCCTCCATCGTAAGATTATCTTTTCAACTAAACCGACAGACCAAACAAGCTTTTTGTATTGTTTGCGAACTTGATGTCCCCTCACATGGGCCTGAAATTAAGGATAACCAGAATGAACTTaccaaaagaaaggaaaacacaAAAAGCAGCTTGGAAAACTTACTCAAGAGACATCAGTAACAACCTCACTGAGTAAAAGAATATTTCTTGAAACTTTCCATAACCCTAcctaatatgaaaaagaaaaggttgatgTGAAGTACCTGAATTTTCACAATCCGATTTCGTATctccaaaaattccttccttaCTTTCCAGCCACGATACTTCTGTTGGATCTTTGAAGCTGCAGTGTGCAAATAGTCTCCAAAATGACTAGTCTTCTGAAGCCTGTTCAAAGACCCAAGAATACCTAGTTCAAGTGATATTTCAAACATATCATCATTGCCTTTAGTTAATTGTCTTAAATGGGCTGAGCGAGCGCGAAAAGCAGCTTGGATCAGAGCAGCTGCATGAACTGATTTTCTAACAGCAGCAAGGGACCCTTTCAATGAGCAATTGTCATCTAATGTCCCATTACATGGAGCAACTTCAGAAGAAGTCTCAATGGCCTCTTGTGCAGGTGTAGTTGCATCATTGCCTACCACATTTTGGTTAACGGTCAATGAAGAAAGATGGGTGGTCAAATCAGCTTCAGCCAGGTATCCTGCTATTCCTTTGTGCCCTCTACTTGATGCCAAGTCAGCAGCCGTTCTTCCACCAGGGAAACTTGGTGTAGGATCATCAACAGCACCAGGAGAAGCACCTAGCTTAATAAGTGCAATGACAGCTGCTTCTCTGGAGAAAGGGTATTAAAAAAATGACAATCAATACAAAGCCACCAAAACCATTATTTGCTTTATCCTGATTATATATGTAATTGAATATACAGGGATATATAACATGAATTATTTATGTGAAAGATATTGCACAAGTCTTGACCTTCCAAAATATGATGCCCTTATCCTGATTATATATGTAATAGAATATACAGGGATATATAACATGAATTAGATATATGAAAGTTATTGCACAAGTCTTGACCTTCCAAAATATGATGCCCAGTGAAGCGCCGTTCTACCTTTTGCATCTCTAAAATTAGGACTTATGCCTGCAGCAACTATAGGGTTCATTGCCCACTCATAACCAAGAGAAGCAGCCAAATGTATAACTCCTTGACCTTTGCCATCTTCATGGACTTTGTGTATCAGCCACTGAGAAAGTTTTTGCTTTAGCAAATTCAGAATCAAACCCTCTTTAGATTGTATACAATCATTTGCACTTGCTACACCCATCGAACATATGCTACTTTTCAGCTTACATTTATCACACTCCTCAACAGAACAATCCAACCACTTTCTCCCTGAGCCAGTATGTAACAATTTTGCCAAACAAACTTGCAAGTGCATTTCCTCTTGTGCTGTACATTTAACAGCTGTAATAAATGAAAATCCAGATGGCTTTTCGCGATATTCAAACTCTCTTACCTCACTGCACGCCAATCTGTTGCTGTTGCTGCAGGTGATATAAAATGGAACACGTCCAGGCACATGAGAAGGAACTTGACAACGGATAACATTGTTAGTCAAAACCTCAGCAGAAACTTCAATTTCACCAAACATACAGCCCCATTTGGCAGCAATAGGAAGCTCCTTGTTTTTCAAGAAATTTCCGACAAGTAAAACCTAAAACATAAAAAGCATTCACGGATAAATATGATTTCCTGAAAACAAATGATGCTTTCACAAAACATGCATATCATATTTCTGTACCTTTGTTCCAACACCTGAATATGCCCAGTCAGGTGAGAAATCAACAATGCTAAATAACTGTTCCTGAGAAAGAGAAGGACCCAAGGAATCAATATCCAACTGCATATGGCATGATAAACTGGACACTTCCTTGTCATCAGTCTCAGTGTTAAGTGTACTCCAATAATTGGCAGAGTCAGAAGCCATCAAGGAATCATCACAATCTCCACCAATTTCTTTATCCATCCATCTTCCAAAGCTATCAAGTTTTTTCAGCTCTCCTGGTTCATCATAATTTTTACCAATGCCTTTGGGTTCCTTCTCGTTTTGCATGGAAGTGGAGACTACCTTTTCAGGACCAGAATAATTCTGAGATTGTAGCTCCTGCAGGAGGTCAACTATCAATTGATAAATTTTCAACATGCCTGGAAAAACATACAAGGGAAATTGGATTGATTCTAGACATCATCTCAATATCATAGCTGATAAGATGATGGCTTATGTTAATAGACACAGAAGAACAGTATTATACTTGTCATTTGTGTTAACTTCAAAACTGAAGCTGCAAAAAGTTACAAAAGGCATGATTTGCATTTACATGCTATACAACTCCAAGCACAAATTGCATACTCCTCTAAAgcatttgtcatacataggtctaAGTTCTAAGACCCAATGCTATAATGCAGATGTCCTATATACTCAGCATAACAGACCTGGGTTAGTTTCTCCGGATATTCTCCAACTGCTTGGACATCTCCATCGTTGATTAACTTATCTCCACATGTTACAGCATCTGAGCCATCATGCAGTCTCACCTGTGCTTCCTTAGTTATAAAGTCAGATGTCGTAGGCTGTTCAACATAGAGCTTATGATCTAGCATGCTAATGTTATTGGTGGCCAAGTGATGGCTGCCAGGCCAGAAAGATGACCCAGATACAGTGTTGTGATTAAAATTAGATTCTCCAAGCCATGAACCAGGAGGATTCCTCCCTGATTCTGGAAAACCTGAAAAATGGTGGGTGATCAGCAAAGATTTTACATGATTTTAAAGATTGCTAAAATAAAGTACTAAAGACCTGTGTTTTAGGGTGCTTGattattactttctatttcaagcttaattattattttaaagttgaTAACGACATATCATGGGCTCCAATGTGGAATTGACCTTACCAGCAACTTCAGGCTCCACTGAAGCAGTACAAGACTTGGAACCATATATAGGTTGGTCAGGAGCAACGGCACTTGGATCATCCCCAGAGTCAACATCCTCAAATTTGGAAGATAATGTTTTCCCATTCCAACCAATTTTGCTGGTTGATGTGGGAGATACCTGAATAGTAGCAGCAGGTGAATTTTCATGTGTTAGGGAAGGAGCTAAACCAGTTTGCAGGCTTTCACTCTGTGATCCTGGGTCCACTAGTAAACAGGAGATTCCAGACCTGTACCCCTGCAGAGAAGGGATCcatcatattatataataataaattgtcacatgtaaataaataaaaaaaagaatcaaaccAATAACAGTTCAAATTCACGAGTTAAAACACAGACACTCCAAGATATTTGCAACCTAAAGAGCATTTCTCGTGGACAAGGACAAGAATTCTTTGCAAAGTCTTTATCTTAACTTAATTCCTAAGAAGACAGAGAGAGGGTATGTGGATACCTCTTTTACTTCTCTGTAATGAACAAAAACAATATGCTCGAACTGCCTGAAAAGAGAATGATAACAACGAATATTTAAAACATCGAATACCAGAGGAAGTAATTACTGCAAAAGAAGggttactaaaatatatattttaaaggaaTAAATCGAAATAATGCTACCCTCTACAAGAGCTACAAAAAAAGAGAACATGAATGGAACATAACAAGAGAATCCAATAACAATTCCAGAAAAACTATTTTGGTGAATATAGTCAGAAAACCGGTTACCCATCAAGCATCCAGTAGCAACGTCGCTGAAAATTCTCATTAAACTGACCATGTGCATAGTAACAGTGAAGAACATCCACACTTCCAATCTACAAAAGTCCATTAGAAAGCAAGTCACTTAAAAAGTTACACGAACAAGTTTTATGGAAATATACGGAAATCAAGTTTGATATAATAGATGCCCTTAGAAATTAATGTGCTCAATAAAAGAATATGGGCTCAGGGATGTGAAGGCTCGATTTGATCAACTTTTAAGGAATTAGGTTTTTCATAGAAACTGCTTACCTCTTAATaccataatataatgttaaagAGTTGGAGCTTGTAAAAGATCATCTACTTATCAACGGCTAACACTTAACAGAGGTGACTTTAGGGGAATTTTTATTCATAAGTTAAAAGGTTAGAGTTATGGATAGGAATTAGAATATCCAATTTTTTGGATAGGAATTAGAATATCCAATTTTTTCTTTCCATTCTTCACATTCATTTAGTTTCTGTCATAGCGCATGCAACCAAATGGTAACATCTTAGATGGTCCAGCGAAAGTGAACCATATAGCCTTTCACATTCTAGTTGCATCACTTAGGACCaatcatggaaaagaaaaaaaagttacctTCAACTTTTCATGAGCTTCTCTGACAGTttttccatccttctttttcctCCAATCGTGACCATCTTTACGAAAGTACCGAATTGTTTTCCGGTCAAACAGGTACAAAGATCCAGCTGAAAACAAGTTTTCACTTTTTGGTCACTACTTGCATGTGGCATCACAAAGTTCATGAAAAAATGGCAGTACTTTAACAAGACATAACTTTGCACGTTGATGAAAAGACTAAACTAAAATTACACAAAGCATAGAAACAAATGTAGCAGAACATTTGGGGCTAAACAAAGCTAGTGAAGGCCTTACCTGAAGGCCTAGAAGGTGGCTTGTCTGATAAACGAAACTTGGTGTAGTTGCCAAGTATTTCACAAACTTCAACAGGACGAAGCCAACGATGTTGTGCTTCCTGCAATATCTGTTGAAGGTCTGCCACAAACaaattattaagtatttaaaaCATGCAAAACAGTCACTTAAATCGGAATGAATGAATTAGTAGAAACTAAAGACAACCAATTGAAGGAAATAAAGAAATAGCAgagaagtttaaaaaaaaaaagaaaaaagaagcatGTAAAGCACAAATAACATAGATTATGATGATTCCTTCAGCCTTTTACTAACCAAATTCCATAAAGTCAGGCAAGTCGGTTTTGTTTCAGTCAAAAGAAGCTTTCTTTAGGGGAAAAAGAAGGAACTTGAATGATTAAGATGGCATTGTAAGACACATATTTTGATAGAGAAactgggaaaaagaaaaagggggacCTAATTGCTGACTGGGGAGATATCTTCTGCCTTGAGCCATTATTGATCAGCGAACAAAAGTCTCCAAATAAAACCAGATTTCATCGCCCAACCTCTCCTCAGGTATACCATTGCCAAAGAACCAAGAAAGCAAAGGAAAAGAAGGGTTCTTCAAGAGATTTCAACAACAACCCAAAGCCGAAAGGGGATTGTTTTATTAACAAAAACAAAGAAACGACATAAATTTCAACAATAAATCGACAAATGGAGATGCCTTGTGTTCAATGAAGATGGCAGAAATGGAAACACGGGAAAGAAAGAATCAAAATAACAAGAGGAAGCGGAAGAGAAGCGCGTGAATTCCACAGTTGACAAAAAGCGTAAAAGAGGATTGTCAGTCAACATGTTCCATTATATTTGTTAACAaataatcatttaaatcaataaatTATTCCTAACGAATATACAACAATACTGATATATTATCATGAATTTAGGCCTAATTTAGAAAAGTACTTCTTAGTCTCACACagtttttttagaaataaaaatatttttcaataaattatttttttggaataaaaattgatggaaaaagtatttttgaaaagcgTACCTAAATTAAGCCTTAAGAAATGATTATCCGATTTTGAGGTCACTAACCGGTGAGcgataaataatttgaattaaaataaagctaatatttattatgttaaaagatatattttaatatttaattatggttttataaataaaattttttagtttaaaattgaactgcaattaaaaaaatatttttcaagatatttttgtaccataaatattaatttcattataatttggatttttttgattacttttaataatatataGACTAAGGGCTGTTTTGCGGTGCTTAAAAAAACACTTCGacctttaaaaacacttttaGAAGAAAAGTTGTGCTAATCAAATTGCTTTTAGCtggaatttttagtttttcagaagtatttttcaaaagtatttttgaaaaggagaagataaaatttttagtttttcctctcccaaaagtacttttaatgcttaattactttttcacccatcaaataacataatactttcctttttttttttcttgatgcttaattacaaatgtgttaaaattattaattaaaaattaaaaatattttttaaaatactaattacaaatatttaatgttatatttaaatattcaaaatatagtttatatattctaattaaattttataaataattaatatttattgcttaaaaatatttaaaatttatatttcatatattaaaatattaacaacaagttataataatttttttatatttttactaaaatataataatattaactaatttaaatattatttaaatgtatatttggacattttatttttcaaaagtattttttaataacaatgctaaacacttaaattttaaattaaacttttcaaaagcacttttcaataGCATTTTTCCACGGTGTTTTTCAAAAGTATTGTCAAACTAGCCCTAATatgattcatttaataataaagagACTAATCTAATTCGGTCTCTTTAGTACATGTACCTCCTAAGTACTCTAACCAATATTTAAGTGAGGTGTTGAGTTTAGTAAgagttataaataataaataaaaaaaatagggttTAAAGGGTCCTTGTTTAGGAATTTGATTTAACTCAGACTAATTGATGCTCAATAAATCTATCAAATACCAAAGGGTCTCAAATAAAAAGAGGTTGTGGGtgaaaaaatgtaataaaatcaaataaattttgtATTGAAATAATAAAGTTAAATGATTCAAAATTTATTGTGTTATGATTCAAATCTTTTTATGgttgagtttttatttattttatataaaatgtaaaaagattaaatactttcataataatagcattttaataatattatcactaaattaaAGCTTGATTGACTCAtgacattaatttaattaaagatttaatataataatattagatttaaattcaatttacttAAATCAGCGCAAGTATATTTTCGCACACCAAATACTTTATcaaacttattttaaatttaatgaaatgagattaatttgaaaataataattcaatttgttTGCTAgattatttaagaaattaattaaaactcaattcaagatattttataattaacaatttaatatattttaatataattttatttatttacattatttaatttttatttattgcttAGAAAAAGAATGATTAAACACATATTTTAatgtataataaataattaattgaaaaagaagtgagaaaaagatttccCCAACTTTTATTTGTTTGTGTTGATGAATAATTTTTAAGGTAGGTGAAtatattttatgaataaaaataattatataatttaatcattgaatccaacttaattttttaatgaatataaatAACCCACCTAAACTATTCGTTTTAAATTTGTTTCCTTTTTAAAACACCCAACAAAATAAAGTAGTCAAATGAGTTCTGGCTTGAGTTCACACGGGAAGTTGTAGGGGATTGGGACGAAAAGGTCATGAatattgagaaagaaaaaaaaggagagtaACAAATgagcataaaattttgaaattagtatTAGATCTATGCCAAAAGACGTGGATACAAatccaaaaagaataaaaaaaaatgtatataatagTTGTTAACAGCTAAGAGTTAATTTACATGGTACTCATAAATAAATTCTGTTAAGGGAATTTATGAGAAGTGTCAAGGAGTAATGTTGATTGGTGCTTGGTACTGCTTAAATTTATAGTAGGTTGTGTAAAAGAGTTTGCTATCAAGGCACATCTTGATAATTCTTGGGGATTATTTGGCTTGACAACATCAGCCTATTGATTGGAAGAGACTTGAGGTCTATCTATATGGATCCTGGTTAATTTTTAAACACTTCAATAACTTGTACtattattaggataattattgtAAATCCTAAAGGATAAGAATGTATATGGTTTAAATATCTTAGTATTCTCATATTGTAGATAGGCATTAACTTCAGTTATTGATGTAATTGGATTTGATGTAATTATTATGAATTCTCATTATCAAGagtaaggctgacttaggcagaTTTGAAACAAAGAAATCATCCAAGACCACGTGGTTTGCGAGACTTAAGCTCTAGCCCTGTGACAGTTGGTATTCGAGCTAAAGTTCGAAGGTGCCAGTTGAGATAACGAAAGGAGTAAACGAGTAGAATGTTTTGATGGAGACCTGTGGGAGGTTTAGAAAAAAATAGCAATTGAGGGTTATGTTGCCAACTTTGAAAAGTTGAGTGGTCAATACAATGAATCCATCAGCGAAGTGACAGAAATACTAGAAATAGTAGAGGGACACACTAATGAGCTGGACCTGATGAAAAAAGTAGCTTAAGGAATATGCGGCGGAGGCCCTTAGTTCCAATATGAACGCATTACAAGTGCTCCTCAATGCCGTTGTGGGTAAGCTGACAAAAAAGAATGAGGCTCTCGAAGTTGAGAAGATAGCTatgaaagaagaaaacaaagCTACAATGa includes these proteins:
- the LOC107896589 gene encoding calmodulin-binding transcription activator 3 isoform X2; the protein is MEFDLQQILQEAQHRWLRPVEVCEILGNYTKFRLSDKPPSRPSAGSLYLFDRKTIRYFRKDGHDWRKKKDGKTVREAHEKLKIGSVDVLHCYYAHGQFNENFQRRCYWMLDGQFEHIVFVHYREVKEGYRSGISCLLVDPGSQSESLQTGLAPSLTHENSPAATIQVSPTSTSKIGWNGKTLSSKFEDVDSGDDPSAVAPDQPIYGSKSCTASVEPEVAGFPESGRNPPGSWLGESNFNHNTVSGSSFWPGSHHLATNNISMLDHKLYVEQPTTSDFITKEAQVRLHDGSDAVTCGDKLINDGDVQAVGEYPEKLTQELQSQNYSGPEKVVSTSMQNEKEPKGIGKNYDEPGELKKLDSFGRWMDKEIGGDCDDSLMASDSANYWSTLNTETDDKEVSSLSCHMQLDIDSLGPSLSQEQLFSIVDFSPDWAYSGVGTKVLLVGNFLKNKELPIAAKWGCMFGEIEVSAEVLTNNVIRCQVPSHVPGRVPFYITCSNSNRLACSEVREFEYREKPSGFSFITAVKCTAQEEMHLQVCLAKLLHTGSGRKWLDCSVEECDKCKLKSSICSMGVASANDCIQSKEGLILNLLKQKLSQWLIHKVHEDGKGQGVIHLAASLGYEWAMNPIVAAGISPNFRDAKGRTALHWASYFGREAAVIALIKLGASPGAVDDPTPSFPGGRTAADLASSRGHKGIAGYLAEADLTTHLSSLTVNQNVVGNDATTPAQEAIETSSEVAPCNGTLDDNCSLKGSLAAVRKSVHAAALIQAAFRARSAHLRQLTKGNDDMFEISLELGILGSLNRLQKTSHFGDYLHTAASKIQQKYRGWKVRKEFLEIRNRIVKIQAHVRGHQVRKQYKKLVWSVGLVEKIILRWRRKGAGLRGFRVQTATDKTVAGIEIEDEYEFLQVGQQQKVDGIEKALARVKSMARDQEACEQYMRLTTKFGESKNSDRGSSDSSNAIVKSKR
- the LOC107896589 gene encoding calmodulin-binding transcription activator 3 isoform X1, whose protein sequence is MAQGRRYLPSQQLDLQQILQEAQHRWLRPVEVCEILGNYTKFRLSDKPPSRPSAGSLYLFDRKTIRYFRKDGHDWRKKKDGKTVREAHEKLKIGSVDVLHCYYAHGQFNENFQRRCYWMLDGQFEHIVFVHYREVKEGYRSGISCLLVDPGSQSESLQTGLAPSLTHENSPAATIQVSPTSTSKIGWNGKTLSSKFEDVDSGDDPSAVAPDQPIYGSKSCTASVEPEVAGFPESGRNPPGSWLGESNFNHNTVSGSSFWPGSHHLATNNISMLDHKLYVEQPTTSDFITKEAQVRLHDGSDAVTCGDKLINDGDVQAVGEYPEKLTQELQSQNYSGPEKVVSTSMQNEKEPKGIGKNYDEPGELKKLDSFGRWMDKEIGGDCDDSLMASDSANYWSTLNTETDDKEVSSLSCHMQLDIDSLGPSLSQEQLFSIVDFSPDWAYSGVGTKVLLVGNFLKNKELPIAAKWGCMFGEIEVSAEVLTNNVIRCQVPSHVPGRVPFYITCSNSNRLACSEVREFEYREKPSGFSFITAVKCTAQEEMHLQVCLAKLLHTGSGRKWLDCSVEECDKCKLKSSICSMGVASANDCIQSKEGLILNLLKQKLSQWLIHKVHEDGKGQGVIHLAASLGYEWAMNPIVAAGISPNFRDAKGRTALHWASYFGREAAVIALIKLGASPGAVDDPTPSFPGGRTAADLASSRGHKGIAGYLAEADLTTHLSSLTVNQNVVGNDATTPAQEAIETSSEVAPCNGTLDDNCSLKGSLAAVRKSVHAAALIQAAFRARSAHLRQLTKGNDDMFEISLELGILGSLNRLQKTSHFGDYLHTAASKIQQKYRGWKVRKEFLEIRNRIVKIQAHVRGHQVRKQYKKLVWSVGLVEKIILRWRRKGAGLRGFRVQTATDKTVAGIEIEDEYEFLQVGQQQKVDGIEKALARVKSMARDQEACEQYMRLTTKFGESKNSDRGSSDSSNAIVKSKR
- the LOC107896589 gene encoding calmodulin-binding transcription activator 3 isoform X4, yielding MAQGRRYLPSQQLAGSLYLFDRKTIRYFRKDGHDWRKKKDGKTVREAHEKLKIGSVDVLHCYYAHGQFNENFQRRCYWMLDGQFEHIVFVHYREVKEGYRSGISCLLVDPGSQSESLQTGLAPSLTHENSPAATIQVSPTSTSKIGWNGKTLSSKFEDVDSGDDPSAVAPDQPIYGSKSCTASVEPEVAGFPESGRNPPGSWLGESNFNHNTVSGSSFWPGSHHLATNNISMLDHKLYVEQPTTSDFITKEAQVRLHDGSDAVTCGDKLINDGDVQAVGEYPEKLTQELQSQNYSGPEKVVSTSMQNEKEPKGIGKNYDEPGELKKLDSFGRWMDKEIGGDCDDSLMASDSANYWSTLNTETDDKEVSSLSCHMQLDIDSLGPSLSQEQLFSIVDFSPDWAYSGVGTKVLLVGNFLKNKELPIAAKWGCMFGEIEVSAEVLTNNVIRCQVPSHVPGRVPFYITCSNSNRLACSEVREFEYREKPSGFSFITAVKCTAQEEMHLQVCLAKLLHTGSGRKWLDCSVEECDKCKLKSSICSMGVASANDCIQSKEGLILNLLKQKLSQWLIHKVHEDGKGQGVIHLAASLGYEWAMNPIVAAGISPNFRDAKGRTALHWASYFGREAAVIALIKLGASPGAVDDPTPSFPGGRTAADLASSRGHKGIAGYLAEADLTTHLSSLTVNQNVVGNDATTPAQEAIETSSEVAPCNGTLDDNCSLKGSLAAVRKSVHAAALIQAAFRARSAHLRQLTKGNDDMFEISLELGILGSLNRLQKTSHFGDYLHTAASKIQQKYRGWKVRKEFLEIRNRIVKIQAHVRGHQVRKQYKKLVWSVGLVEKIILRWRRKGAGLRGFRVQTATDKTVAGIEIEDEYEFLQVGQQQKVDGIEKALARVKSMARDQEACEQYMRLTTKFGESKNSDRGSSDSSNAIVKSKR
- the LOC107896589 gene encoding calmodulin-binding transcription activator 3 isoform X3, whose protein sequence is MEFDLQQILQEAQHRWLRPVEVCEILGNYTKFRLSDKPPSRPSAGSLYLFDRKTIRYFRKDGHDWRKKKDGKTVREAHEKLKIGSVDVLHCYYAHGQFNENFQRRCYWMLDGQFEHIVFVHYREVKEGYRSGISCLLVDPGSQSESLQTGLAPSLTHENSPAATIQVSPTSTSKIGWNGKTLSSKFEDVDSGDDPSAVAPDQPIYGSKSCTASVEPEVAGFPESGRNPPGSWLGESNFNHNTVSGSSFWPGSHHLATNNISMLDHKLYVEQPTTSDFITKEAQVRLHDGSDAVTCGDKLINDGDVQAVGEYPEKLTQELQSQNYSGPEKVVSTSMQNEKEPKGIGKNYDEPGELKKLDSFGRWMDKEIGGDCDDSLMASDSANYWSTLNTETDDKEVSSLSCHMQLDIDSLGPSLSQEQLFSIVDFSPDWAYSGVGTKVLLVGNFLKNKELPIAAKWGCMFGEIEVSAEVLTNNVIRCQVPSHVPGRVPFYITCSNSNRLACSEVREFEYREKPSGFSFITAVKCTAQEEMHLQVCLAKLLHTGSGRKWLDCSVEECDKCKLKSSICSMGVASANDCIQSKEGLILNLLKQKLSQWLIHKVHEDGKGQGVIHLAASLGYEWAMNPIVAAGISPNFRDAKGRTALHWASYFGREAAVIALIKLGASPGAVDDPTPSFPGGRTAADLASSRGHKGIAGYLAEADLTTHLSSLTVNQNVVGNDATTPAQEAIETSSEVAPCNGTLDDNCSLKGSLAAVRKSVHAAALIQAAFRARSAHLRQLTKGNDDMFEISLELGILGSLNRLQKTSHFGDYLHTAASKIQQKYRGWKVRKEFLEIRNRIVKIQAHVRGHQVRKQYKKLVWSVGLVEKIILRWRRKGAGLRGFRVQTATDKTVAGIEIEDEYEFLQVGQQQKVDGIEKALARVKSMARDQEACEQYMRLTTKFGESKVNFQLLV